The Gimibacter soli genome includes a region encoding these proteins:
- a CDS encoding dipeptide epimerase, with product MRITGYRLGLLKVPLVTPFKTALRSVDTVEDIVLKLETDAGICGWGEAPPTAAITGETHESILRALRTHLLPGLVGRPVDEPPDFSALPPGNTSALAATEIALFDLQARAAGKHLAAFLGGGPLSIETDITISLDSVEKMEADTRAAIKAGFGMLKVKVGRDADLDLARVKAVHAAAGDRAAIRLDANQGWTAEETVRLLDAIETAGIELDLIEQPVPAADLDGLLFVKKRTHVPVLADESAFNATEARRVLDMGAADIVNIKLMKAGGIRGALAIVDTVRSFGASCMMGAMMESSISAAAAAHLAAAASDVITRIDLDGPALCTHDPAKGGSRFEGPSIRLNETPGLGISSVASLTWLD from the coding sequence ATGCGGATTACGGGTTACAGGCTTGGCCTCCTGAAGGTTCCGCTCGTCACGCCCTTCAAGACCGCGCTCCGCAGTGTCGATACCGTTGAAGATATCGTCTTGAAGCTTGAAACCGACGCGGGCATCTGCGGCTGGGGCGAGGCGCCACCGACAGCGGCCATTACCGGCGAAACGCACGAGAGCATCCTTCGGGCCCTGCGCACCCATTTGCTGCCCGGCCTTGTCGGCCGTCCGGTTGACGAGCCGCCTGATTTCAGCGCCCTGCCGCCGGGCAATACGAGCGCACTGGCCGCGACCGAAATCGCGCTTTTTGACCTGCAGGCGCGGGCGGCGGGCAAGCACCTTGCAGCCTTCCTGGGCGGTGGCCCACTGAGCATCGAGACCGATATCACCATCAGCCTTGATAGTGTGGAGAAGATGGAAGCGGATACGCGCGCGGCCATCAAGGCAGGCTTCGGCATGCTGAAGGTGAAGGTCGGCCGCGACGCGGACCTGGACCTCGCCCGCGTGAAAGCCGTGCATGCCGCAGCCGGTGACCGTGCCGCCATCCGGCTTGATGCCAATCAGGGCTGGACGGCGGAAGAAACCGTCCGGCTCCTGGACGCCATCGAAACCGCAGGGATCGAGCTTGACCTGATCGAACAGCCGGTGCCGGCGGCAGACCTTGACGGGCTTCTCTTCGTCAAGAAACGCACGCATGTGCCGGTGCTTGCGGACGAAAGCGCCTTCAACGCCACCGAGGCCCGCCGCGTGCTTGATATGGGGGCCGCCGATATCGTCAATATCAAGCTGATGAAAGCCGGTGGCATCCGGGGCGCGCTGGCGATTGTCGATACCGTCCGCTCCTTCGGTGCCAGCTGCATGATGGGGGCAATGATGGAATCCTCGATCAGCGCCGCCGCCGCCGCACATCTGGCTGCCGCCGCAAGCGACGTGATCACGCGGATCGATCTGGACGGACCCGCCCTTTGCACCCACGACCCTGCCAAAGGCGGCAGCCGGTTTGAGGGACCGTCCATCAGGCTCAACGAAACGCCGGGGCTTGGCATCAGCTCCGTCGCGAGCTTGACGTGGCTCGACTGA
- a CDS encoding carbohydrate kinase family protein — MAALADTDGKAVVCYGECLIDFLGGRNADGSLAPFTPYPGGAPANVAVAVARLGGRAAFLGQVGTDMFGDFLADALARYGVDTSPLARHAAAPTSLAFVSLDASGERSFSFRRDGSADLAITASDIDRLWPAQSAFFHHCSNMLTDVAIADVSAHAVARAKAAGALVSFDANLRPALWLDGKVDRACVDTFARSADIVKLAREELEFLAEGSADAYLDSLLSSGVSLVFITDGAAPARVKSRTHDFEVPCPEVAAVDTTGAGDAFCGGLLYALSRLGHLPEDRETLQGITTFAAACGAHAVTRQGAFPAMPCFTNVAAWPFD, encoded by the coding sequence ATGGCTGCCCTTGCCGACACGGATGGCAAAGCAGTCGTCTGTTACGGCGAGTGCCTGATCGATTTTCTGGGCGGGCGAAACGCTGACGGCAGCCTTGCCCCCTTCACCCCCTATCCCGGCGGAGCCCCGGCCAATGTGGCGGTTGCCGTGGCACGCCTTGGCGGACGGGCTGCTTTTCTGGGGCAAGTGGGGACCGATATGTTCGGGGATTTCCTTGCGGACGCGCTTGCCCGTTACGGCGTTGATACCAGCCCGCTCGCCCGGCACGCGGCGGCGCCGACCAGCCTTGCTTTCGTATCACTTGATGCCAGTGGCGAGCGCAGCTTCAGCTTCCGCCGGGACGGCAGCGCCGATTTGGCCATCACCGCGAGCGATATCGACAGGCTTTGGCCTGCCCAATCGGCTTTCTTCCATCATTGCAGCAACATGCTGACAGATGTCGCGATTGCGGACGTTAGCGCCCATGCCGTCGCCCGCGCGAAGGCGGCAGGCGCGCTTGTCAGTTTCGACGCCAACCTCCGCCCCGCCCTGTGGCTGGATGGCAAGGTTGATCGTGCGTGCGTCGACACCTTCGCCCGCAGCGCCGATATCGTGAAGCTGGCGCGGGAAGAGCTTGAATTTCTCGCGGAAGGGTCAGCGGACGCCTATCTGGACAGCCTTCTGTCTTCAGGCGTGTCGCTTGTCTTCATCACCGATGGCGCGGCGCCTGCAAGGGTGAAAAGCCGGACGCATGATTTTGAAGTGCCCTGCCCCGAAGTGGCAGCTGTCGATACGACCGGTGCGGGCGATGCCTTCTGCGGCGGGCTTCTATATGCGCTGTCGCGTCTCGGCCATCTGCCGGAGGACCGGGAAACGCTGCAGGGCATCACGACCTTTGCCGCGGCTTGCGGTGCCCATGCGGTCACCCGGCAGGGTGCCTTTCCAGCGATGCCGTGCTTTACGAATGTGGCCGCCTGGCCGTTTGACTGA
- a CDS encoding LacI family DNA-binding transcriptional regulator, with amino-acid sequence MAPKSKPTIIDVARVAGVSVTTVSRVLNGGKYVSPDKLAAVQEAFDKLDYQPNLHARSLAGERAYLIGLLFDDPRGDYLSGMQRGTLLAGQKADYHVLVELLGRTGTLAQMKRLISRVRLSGVILTPPVCDHTSLLNTLVRHHIPAVRISPSSDFPGIPSVKIDDYAAATEMTRHLITLGHRKIGFIIGDPEHADARERQRAFNDALAKAGLEAKPEWVAEGGYQFSGGLTAARKILSQPDRPTAIFASNDDMAAAVIAVADEMGLRVPADLSVSGFDDTSLASAVSPALTTIRQPVEQMAMKAVEILLERISGEKPETETPVMMGTKFVRRGSTGPAPQ; translated from the coding sequence ATGGCACCGAAGTCGAAGCCGACAATCATTGATGTCGCCCGCGTGGCCGGTGTTTCCGTCACCACCGTCAGCCGCGTGCTGAATGGCGGCAAATATGTCAGCCCCGACAAACTCGCCGCCGTGCAGGAAGCCTTCGACAAGCTTGATTACCAGCCGAACCTGCACGCCCGCAGCCTTGCCGGTGAGCGCGCCTATCTGATCGGCCTGCTGTTCGATGACCCGCGCGGGGATTACTTGTCCGGCATGCAACGCGGCACGCTCCTCGCCGGCCAGAAGGCGGATTATCATGTGCTGGTGGAGCTTTTGGGGCGTACCGGCACACTTGCCCAGATGAAGCGACTGATCAGCCGGGTGCGGCTGTCGGGCGTGATCCTCACCCCGCCGGTGTGCGATCATACCTCGCTTCTCAACACATTGGTGCGGCACCATATTCCCGCGGTGCGCATTTCGCCGAGCAGTGATTTTCCCGGCATCCCATCGGTGAAGATCGATGACTATGCGGCGGCAACCGAAATGACCCGCCACCTGATCACGCTTGGTCACCGCAAGATCGGTTTCATCATCGGGGACCCCGAGCATGCCGACGCGCGCGAGCGCCAGCGCGCCTTCAATGATGCGCTGGCCAAGGCCGGTCTTGAAGCCAAGCCCGAATGGGTGGCGGAAGGCGGCTATCAGTTCTCGGGCGGCCTGACGGCGGCCCGCAAGATCCTGTCGCAGCCGGACAGGCCGACGGCCATTTTTGCCTCGAACGATGATATGGCGGCAGCGGTGATTGCCGTGGCCGATGAAATGGGCCTGCGGGTCCCGGCTGACCTGTCGGTCTCGGGCTTTGACGATACCTCGCTCGCCTCCGCCGTTTCACCCGCGCTTACCACCATCCGCCAGCCCGTGGAGCAGATGGCCATGAAGGCGGTTGAAATCCTCCTTGAGCGGATATCGGGCGAGAAGCCGGAAACCGAAACGCCGGTGATGATGGGCACGAAATTCGTGCGGCGTGGCTCCACCGGCCCGGCGCCGCAATAG
- a CDS encoding LacI family DNA-binding transcriptional regulator, with amino-acid sequence MAIAKSKTATMSDVARLAGVSMKTVSRVFNNEKYVAKDKKDKVLAVATELNYHPSLQARGLAGSKTYIVGFFVDVPSGDYISKVLRGLLSRAEEAGCHLVVEVLKDRGDEVKLKQVLSSIRFDGVVLSPPICDDVVVLNALRAIGVPAARIAPGIPAKDMSEVHIDDYQAAFDMTEFLIGKGHRRIGFIKGNPNHSCSLDRERGYVRAMQSHGIEVRNELVVPGMFSFASGKEAAEILLSRTEKPTAIFACNDEMAAGVLAVAREKGLAVPADLSIVGFDDDAIATIVSPALTTMRQPVEAMAAAAFDLMMQSADDESTAGTRVEHAYVLCDRESVADLTQ; translated from the coding sequence GTGGCCATCGCGAAATCGAAAACCGCAACCATGAGCGACGTGGCCCGGCTTGCCGGCGTCTCGATGAAGACCGTTTCACGCGTTTTCAACAACGAGAAATATGTCGCCAAGGACAAGAAGGACAAGGTCCTCGCTGTCGCGACCGAGCTCAACTATCACCCGTCGCTGCAGGCGCGGGGGCTGGCGGGCAGCAAAACCTATATCGTCGGTTTCTTCGTGGACGTGCCAAGCGGCGACTATATCAGCAAGGTGCTGCGCGGCCTTCTGTCGCGCGCGGAGGAAGCCGGCTGCCATCTGGTGGTTGAGGTACTCAAAGACCGCGGCGACGAAGTGAAGCTGAAGCAGGTTTTAAGCTCGATCCGCTTTGACGGCGTCGTCCTGTCGCCGCCGATCTGCGATGACGTGGTGGTGCTGAATGCCCTGCGCGCCATCGGCGTGCCTGCGGCCCGTATCGCGCCGGGTATTCCGGCCAAGGATATGTCCGAAGTCCATATCGACGATTATCAGGCTGCCTTCGACATGACCGAATTCCTGATCGGCAAGGGGCATCGCCGCATCGGCTTCATCAAGGGCAACCCGAACCACTCCTGTTCGCTGGACCGCGAGCGGGGCTATGTCCGTGCCATGCAAAGCCACGGGATCGAGGTCAGGAACGAGCTGGTGGTGCCCGGCATGTTCTCCTTCGCGAGCGGGAAGGAAGCCGCCGAGATACTGCTGTCGCGCACCGAAAAGCCGACCGCCATTTTCGCCTGTAACGACGAAATGGCGGCAGGCGTGCTGGCGGTCGCGCGCGAGAAGGGGCTGGCGGTGCCGGCGGACCTTTCGATTGTCGGTTTCGATGATGACGCCATCGCCACCATCGTGTCACCCGCCCTCACCACCATGCGCCAGCCGGTCGAGGCCATGGCCGCCGCGGCCTTCGACCTGATGATGCAAAGTGCGGATGACGAAAGCACCGCCGGTACGCGGGTCGAGCATGCCTATGTGCTGTGCGACCGGGAATCCGTGGCCGATCTCACCCAATAG
- a CDS encoding glycoside hydrolase family 3 protein, with product MSAYQTFGRTAKAFAISALMMSVAPAPLLAADEGAASWPVVASAVKADAAIEARVSEILAKMSVEEKVGQVMQAEIQFVTPDDIRKYHLGSVLNGGGSLPNRNKHATPGEWLALADSFYEASVDTADGGVAVPIIWGSDAVHGHNNVIGATLFPHNIGLGAMHDPALIRKIGEVTAREVRATGIDWTFAPTVAVARNDRWGRTYESYSEDPALVKSYAREMVLGLQGEPGTPDFLNGNHVIATAKHFLADGGTTAGDDQGNAEMPEKALRDIHAPGYFSALEAGAQSVMASFSSWNGTKMHGNPYLLSDVLKDRMGFDGFIVGDWNGHGQVPGCTNVSCAASINAGLDLFMVPEDWKGLYEHTLTQVKAGDIPMQRLDDAVARMLRVKLRAGLFDGGKPSTRGVAGRDDVIGSPEHRAVARQAVRQSLVLLKNAGGVLPIKPSARILVTGDGADNIGKQSGGWTISWQGTGNVNSDFPGATSIYGGIADAVKAAGGIATLSEDGFYKEKPDVAVVVFGEEPYAEGQGDRDTLEFEPGNKRALATLKKLKAEGIPVVSVFLSGRPMWVNPEINASDAFVAAWLPGSEGGGLADVLVADAQGKPRHDFTGRLSFSWPKTPMQDTLNKGQKGYDPQFALGYGLDYKAKGKGPGKLAEDVEGVKAPGMDDIPLYVGRPLAPWLVFITDDTAGQQLSGAYAALRTGTARANVVDKNVQGDALLVEWLTGDRAALALRDGPVLDWSGYYTAGATLTFELKTDKLDAMAVGFGCGADCGGDVSLAKVPDVGAADAAGWRKVSVPLVCLADSAENFSHVTEPFRLSATGVMKATVANITIDLTEEGVKACPFP from the coding sequence ATGTCCGCCTACCAGACCTTTGGCCGCACGGCCAAGGCCTTTGCCATTTCCGCCTTGATGATGAGCGTGGCGCCTGCGCCGCTGCTGGCTGCCGATGAAGGCGCTGCCAGCTGGCCGGTTGTCGCGTCTGCCGTGAAGGCCGATGCTGCCATCGAAGCGCGGGTGAGCGAAATCCTCGCCAAGATGAGTGTCGAGGAAAAGGTCGGGCAGGTGATGCAGGCCGAAATCCAGTTCGTGACGCCGGACGATATCCGCAAATATCATCTGGGCTCTGTCCTCAATGGCGGCGGCTCGCTGCCGAACAGGAACAAGCATGCGACACCCGGCGAGTGGCTGGCGCTTGCGGATTCCTTCTATGAGGCCTCTGTCGATACGGCAGATGGCGGTGTGGCTGTCCCGATCATCTGGGGATCGGATGCCGTGCACGGCCATAACAATGTGATCGGCGCCACGCTGTTCCCGCACAATATCGGCCTTGGCGCGATGCATGATCCGGCCCTGATCCGCAAGATCGGCGAAGTGACAGCGCGTGAAGTGCGCGCCACAGGCATCGACTGGACCTTCGCGCCGACCGTGGCGGTTGCTCGCAACGATCGCTGGGGCCGCACGTATGAAAGCTATTCTGAAGACCCGGCATTGGTGAAATCCTATGCCCGCGAAATGGTGCTTGGCCTGCAGGGCGAGCCCGGTACACCCGATTTCCTGAATGGCAACCATGTGATTGCCACCGCCAAACACTTCCTGGCGGACGGTGGCACCACGGCGGGGGACGATCAGGGCAATGCTGAAATGCCGGAGAAGGCCCTCCGCGATATCCACGCGCCCGGCTATTTCTCGGCGCTTGAGGCTGGCGCGCAAAGCGTGATGGCGAGCTTCTCGTCATGGAACGGCACCAAGATGCACGGCAACCCGTATCTCCTCTCCGATGTGCTGAAGGATCGCATGGGCTTTGACGGCTTCATCGTCGGGGATTGGAACGGTCATGGTCAGGTGCCGGGTTGCACCAACGTGTCGTGTGCGGCTTCAATCAATGCGGGGCTTGATCTTTTCATGGTGCCCGAGGACTGGAAAGGCCTTTACGAGCATACACTGACGCAGGTGAAGGCTGGCGATATCCCGATGCAGCGGCTGGATGATGCGGTTGCCCGCATGCTGCGCGTCAAGCTGCGCGCCGGGCTCTTCGATGGGGGCAAGCCCTCGACCCGCGGCGTTGCCGGGCGTGACGATGTGATCGGTTCGCCCGAACACCGCGCTGTAGCGCGGCAGGCTGTACGCCAGAGCCTTGTTCTCCTGAAAAATGCTGGCGGTGTGCTGCCGATCAAGCCGTCGGCCCGTATTCTTGTCACCGGCGACGGGGCCGACAATATCGGCAAGCAAAGCGGCGGCTGGACGATCAGCTGGCAGGGCACCGGCAATGTGAACAGTGATTTCCCGGGTGCTACCTCCATCTATGGCGGTATTGCTGACGCTGTGAAGGCTGCTGGCGGTATCGCCACACTTTCGGAAGACGGCTTCTACAAGGAAAAGCCCGATGTAGCCGTTGTGGTGTTCGGTGAAGAACCCTATGCCGAAGGGCAGGGCGACCGCGACACGCTCGAGTTCGAGCCCGGCAACAAGCGCGCCCTCGCCACGCTCAAGAAACTGAAGGCCGAGGGCATCCCGGTCGTATCCGTCTTCCTTTCCGGTCGTCCGATGTGGGTAAACCCGGAAATCAATGCGTCCGACGCCTTTGTCGCGGCCTGGCTGCCGGGCAGCGAGGGCGGCGGTTTGGCCGATGTGCTGGTTGCTGACGCACAGGGCAAGCCGCGTCATGATTTCACCGGCCGCCTTTCCTTCTCGTGGCCGAAAACGCCGATGCAGGACACGCTGAACAAGGGCCAGAAGGGTTATGACCCGCAGTTCGCGCTCGGCTATGGCCTCGACTATAAAGCCAAGGGCAAAGGTCCGGGCAAACTGGCCGAGGATGTGGAAGGCGTGAAAGCGCCGGGCATGGACGATATCCCGCTTTATGTGGGCCGTCCGCTCGCCCCGTGGCTTGTCTTCATCACCGACGATACCGCCGGCCAGCAGCTGAGCGGCGCCTATGCGGCGCTGCGCACCGGCACGGCGCGCGCCAATGTGGTCGACAAGAATGTGCAGGGCGACGCGCTGCTCGTCGAGTGGCTGACCGGCGACCGCGCGGCCCTCGCGCTGCGCGACGGACCGGTGCTTGACTGGTCCGGCTATTACACCGCCGGCGCCACGCTGACGTTCGAGCTGAAAACCGACAAGCTTGATGCCATGGCCGTTGGCTTCGGCTGCGGGGCGGATTGCGGCGGTGACGTTTCGCTCGCCAAAGTGCCGGATGTTGGCGCAGCGGATGCTGCCGGCTGGCGCAAGGTCAGCGTGCCGCTTGTCTGCCTTGCAGACAGCGCCGAAAACTTCAGCCATGTGACCGAACCCTTCCGTCTGTCCGCGACAGGCGTGATGAAGGCAACCGTTGCGAACATCACCATTGATCTCACCGAAGAGGGTGTGAAGGCCTGTCCCTTCCCTTGA
- a CDS encoding MFS transporter, which produces MADQLQTDNDARATPLKPFIGFGLGDYALNLFWQGVGFFLFFFETNVVGLSGTVVGTLFLIASIWDAVTDPIMGFIAERTRSRFGPYRPYLLFGCVPLAIMFALMFTPVRFPEEWMTIVYTLIVLLLFRTTYTIVSIPYSTLGARITQNFDGRTRLAGIRMYFGFLGGVSISFIAKHLQTEHPDAVAFSHMGIAAGVLAVIVLVACFALTDTHEEPEPADEEMPGLGESLSAMMRNRPFMLVIGGIMLVTVANSIVGQTMLYFFESTLGNRTAGNNAIIIMGAAPLITIPLWALVALKIGKRFAWILGCLTGAAGLMMLYFDRSGSIMAAYGAVIVIVIGLSSFAVLFWSALPDTIEYGQYLTGIKIESFLIGMASSFQKVTIGLSAFVAGILLDMIGYQAGADVASTTADGIRNIFTLIPATALLGSALVILFYPVTAQSHAAIVAKLREMKS; this is translated from the coding sequence ATGGCAGATCAACTGCAGACAGATAACGACGCCCGCGCGACGCCGCTCAAACCCTTTATCGGCTTTGGCCTTGGCGACTATGCGCTCAATCTTTTCTGGCAGGGTGTCGGCTTCTTCCTCTTCTTTTTCGAAACCAATGTGGTGGGCCTTTCGGGCACCGTCGTTGGCACGCTTTTCCTGATCGCCTCGATATGGGACGCCGTCACCGACCCCATCATGGGCTTCATTGCCGAGCGCACCCGCAGCCGTTTCGGGCCTTACCGGCCCTATCTGCTGTTCGGCTGTGTGCCGCTGGCCATCATGTTTGCGCTGATGTTCACACCCGTCCGCTTTCCCGAAGAATGGATGACGATTGTTTACACGCTGATCGTGCTCCTGCTGTTTCGCACCACCTACACCATCGTATCGATCCCCTATTCCACGCTCGGCGCCCGCATCACGCAAAACTTCGATGGCCGCACCCGGCTGGCCGGCATCCGCATGTATTTCGGGTTTCTGGGTGGGGTCAGCATCAGCTTCATCGCCAAGCATCTGCAGACCGAACACCCCGACGCTGTGGCCTTCAGCCATATGGGCATCGCGGCTGGCGTGCTGGCCGTGATCGTGCTTGTCGCCTGCTTCGCGCTGACCGACACCCACGAAGAGCCGGAACCGGCAGACGAGGAGATGCCGGGCCTTGGTGAAAGCCTTTCCGCCATGATGCGCAACCGGCCCTTCATGCTGGTGATCGGCGGCATCATGCTCGTGACTGTCGCCAATTCCATCGTCGGGCAGACGATGCTCTATTTCTTCGAAAGCACACTTGGCAACCGCACGGCCGGCAACAATGCGATCATCATCATGGGGGCGGCACCCTTGATTACCATCCCGCTTTGGGCGCTGGTGGCGCTGAAGATCGGCAAGCGTTTCGCCTGGATCCTCGGCTGCCTGACGGGCGCTGCCGGCCTGATGATGCTCTATTTCGACCGCAGCGGGTCGATCATGGCGGCATATGGTGCTGTCATCGTCATCGTGATCGGGCTATCGAGCTTTGCGGTGCTTTTCTGGAGCGCCCTCCCCGACACGATCGAATACGGCCAGTATCTGACCGGCATAAAGATCGAATCCTTCCTGATCGGCATGGCCTCAAGCTTCCAGAAGGTGACCATCGGCCTATCCGCCTTCGTGGCCGGCATCCTGCTGGACATGATCGGCTATCAGGCGGGCGCAGACGTGGCATCGACCACCGCCGACGGCATCCGCAATATCTTCACGCTCATTCCGGCTACAGCCCTTCTGGGCTCGGCCCTTGTCATCCTTTTCTATCCGGTTACCGCACAGTCGCACGCGGCGATTGTCGCCAAGCTCAGGGAAATGAAATCATGA
- the kynU gene encoding kynureninase, with translation MTDTRNLTRDALAAMDAADPLAPLRDEFDLPEGVIYLDGNSLGAAPKAAMARAERLIRQEWATDLIKSWNTAGWYELPRRLGNKLAPLVGAGDDEVLVTDATGVNLFKVLAAALALRPERRVIVMEGSNFPTDNYMAQGLVDFLGRGHEIRFAEKDEIMDAIDDTVAAVCLTHVHYKTGHLLDMAAITEKAHKAGAIAIWDLCHSAGALPVDLNGAKADFAVGCGYKYLNGGPGAPAFLFVAKRHQEAARQPLTGWWSHKAPFDFTRDYAPAPALTKFLTGTQPITSLALVEAGLDVFLKTDMAAIRKKSQALTGLFIDLADERLARFGVTVATPRDADARGSQVALSFADGGYPVIKALIERGVIGDFRAPDIMRFGFTPLYTRYTDVWDAIETLAYILDSGLWREARFRAQDAVT, from the coding sequence ATGACCGACACCAGAAATCTCACCCGCGATGCCCTTGCCGCCATGGATGCCGCCGATCCGCTGGCACCCTTGCGCGACGAATTCGACCTGCCGGAAGGCGTGATCTATCTTGATGGCAATTCGCTTGGCGCCGCCCCGAAGGCCGCGATGGCACGGGCCGAGCGGCTGATCCGGCAGGAATGGGCGACCGACCTGATCAAAAGCTGGAACACCGCCGGCTGGTACGAACTGCCCCGGCGGCTTGGCAACAAGCTTGCCCCGCTTGTCGGTGCGGGCGACGATGAAGTGCTGGTGACGGATGCGACCGGCGTCAACCTGTTCAAGGTGCTGGCCGCCGCCCTTGCCCTGCGCCCCGAGCGTCGGGTGATCGTGATGGAAGGCAGCAACTTCCCGACCGACAATTATATGGCGCAGGGCCTTGTCGATTTTCTGGGGCGCGGCCACGAAATCCGCTTCGCCGAGAAAGACGAGATCATGGACGCGATCGACGACACGGTCGCTGCGGTCTGCCTTACCCATGTGCATTATAAAACCGGCCACCTTTTGGACATGGCCGCCATCACCGAAAAGGCCCACAAGGCCGGTGCGATTGCCATCTGGGACCTGTGCCACAGCGCCGGTGCGCTGCCGGTGGACCTGAACGGTGCCAAGGCCGATTTCGCGGTCGGGTGCGGCTATAAGTATCTGAATGGCGGCCCCGGTGCCCCGGCCTTCCTGTTTGTGGCCAAGCGCCATCAGGAAGCTGCCCGCCAGCCGCTGACCGGCTGGTGGAGCCACAAGGCGCCGTTCGATTTCACGCGCGACTATGCGCCTGCCCCCGCGCTCACCAAATTCCTGACCGGCACCCAGCCGATCACCAGCCTTGCCCTTGTGGAAGCTGGGCTTGATGTTTTCCTGAAAACCGACATGGCGGCTATCCGAAAAAAATCGCAGGCGCTGACCGGGCTTTTCATCGACCTCGCCGACGAACGCCTCGCCCGTTTCGGTGTCACGGTCGCCACCCCGCGCGACGCGGACGCGCGCGGCAGCCAGGTGGCGCTTTCCTTTGCAGATGGCGGCTATCCGGTCATCAAGGCACTGATCGAACGCGGTGTGATCGGCGATTTCCGGGCACCCGATATCATGCGCTTCGGCTTCACGCCGCTTTACACACGCTACACCGATGTGTGGGACGCCATCGAGACGCTCGCCTATATCCTTGATAGCGGCCTCTGGCGCGAGGCCCGCTTCCGGGCACAGGATGCCGTCACCTGA
- a CDS encoding Na+/H+ antiporter NhaC family protein, producing the protein MEGWLTVLPPLLVLALVLWKKEVLSALLVGLFVSELLLLVSGGAGGPVASVGLGALATIDRIVAVVADADNARVLVFALLIGSLLAFMYRSGGVAAVIDRVVGMGLVKSRRQALGLTAVTGTVIFVESNLSVLASGLLSRGLYDRYGLSRAHLAYIVDSTSAPICILILLNGWGAFVLALLGGYDLGVSSASVLWGSVPFNFYALITLAIIVYSVASGRFHGPLGRVKASEGRIGPDAHEATDGGHEYAPTRSRFMILPLLAMIFGMVGFMLWTGNGSIAAGSGSRSILYATVLGCLVAYLLLVIDRRFGHKELVEIGLKGMNDLMPVVLILLMSIAFGASLKALGTGAFIAGIVSDGMTPILIAPALFIAGALMSFFTGTSWGTFAILVPIAMPIVQTLGLPPAFILSAVLGGGVFGDHCSPISDTTIVSSLASGCDHLEHVRTQIPYALTAAAITIVAYIIAGAVVL; encoded by the coding sequence ATGGAAGGCTGGCTCACCGTTCTACCGCCATTATTGGTTCTGGCACTGGTATTGTGGAAGAAGGAGGTCCTTTCGGCGTTGCTGGTGGGTCTCTTTGTGTCGGAACTGCTGCTTCTGGTGTCGGGGGGCGCTGGTGGTCCGGTGGCGTCGGTGGGATTGGGGGCCTTGGCCACCATCGACCGGATCGTCGCCGTGGTGGCGGACGCCGATAATGCCCGGGTGCTGGTGTTCGCCCTCCTCATCGGGTCGCTCCTCGCCTTCATGTACCGCTCCGGCGGGGTGGCTGCGGTGATCGACCGGGTGGTCGGCATGGGGCTCGTGAAGTCCCGCCGGCAGGCGCTGGGGCTGACCGCGGTGACCGGCACGGTCATCTTTGTCGAATCCAACCTCAGCGTCCTGGCCTCGGGGCTCCTGTCGCGCGGGCTTTATGACCGCTACGGCCTCAGCCGGGCCCATCTCGCCTATATCGTCGACAGTACTTCGGCCCCCATCTGTATCCTCATTCTCCTGAATGGCTGGGGCGCCTTCGTGCTGGCGCTTCTGGGCGGTTATGACCTCGGGGTCAGTTCGGCCTCGGTCCTCTGGGGCAGCGTGCCCTTCAACTTCTATGCCCTCATCACCCTCGCCATCATCGTCTATTCGGTGGCAAGCGGGCGCTTCCATGGCCCCCTTGGCCGGGTGAAGGCCTCGGAAGGCCGCATCGGTCCCGACGCCCATGAGGCAACGGACGGCGGCCATGAATATGCCCCGACCCGCTCCCGCTTCATGATCCTGCCGCTGCTCGCCATGATCTTCGGGATGGTCGGCTTCATGCTCTGGACCGGGAACGGGAGCATCGCGGCGGGTAGCGGCTCACGCTCGATCCTTTATGCCACCGTGCTCGGCTGCCTTGTTGCCTATCTCCTTCTGGTCATCGACCGGCGCTTCGGTCACAAGGAACTGGTGGAGATCGGCCTCAAGGGCATGAATGACCTGATGCCGGTCGTTCTGATCCTCCTGATGTCGATCGCCTTCGGGGCCAGCCTCAAGGCGCTCGGCACCGGGGCCTTCATCGCCGGGATCGTCAGCGACGGCATGACGCCCATCCTGATCGCCCCGGCGCTCTTCATTGCGGGCGCGCTGATGTCCTTCTTCACCGGCACCTCGTGGGGCACCTTCGCGATCCTCGTGCCCATCGCCATGCCGATCGTGCAGACGCTCGGCCTGCCGCCTGCCTTCATCCTCTCGGCTGTTCTGGGCGGCGGGGTGTTCGGCGACCATTGCTCGCCGATCTCGGACACCACCATCGTCTCGTCGCTCGCCTCCGGCTGCGACCATCTCGAGCATGTCCGTACCCAGATCCCCTATGCCCTCACCGCAGCAGCCATCACCATCGTCGCGTACATCATCGCAGGGGCGGTGGTGCTGTGA